The genomic stretch ATTGCTGGCGTGTCTGATCATCGTGGCCTTCACCGCGCTCAACCTGATGAGCGTGGAGCTTGTGGCCAAGCTGCAGAATGCGCTGACGGGCGTGAAGCTGTTCGTCCTTGGGGCCTTGCTGCTGCTCGGGTTTGCTATTGGAAAGGGTGACTGGGGACACTTTTCGCAGACGGCCGAGCGCGTCTCGACCACCACTCTGCCGGCGCAGTTCGCGCTGAGCTTGGTGTTCGTCTACTTCGGCTACAGCGGCTGGAATGCGGCGGTCTACATCGCGGAAGAGCTCAAGGACCCCGAGCGCACGCTGCCGCGTTCGCTCCTGCTGGGGACGGCGCTGGTTGCGGCGTTCTACGCGGCGTTGAACTGCCTATTCATCTACGCCACGCCGCTCGAAGACATGAAGGGCGTGGTGGCCGTCGGCGCGCAGGCGGCGCAGAATCTCTTTGGCGACGCCGGCGGCGGGCTCTTTGCGGCGGGAATGGCGCTGTCGCTGCTGGCGACGGTTAACGCCATGTGCATGATTGGCCCGCGGGTCTACTACGCGATGGCGCGCAATGGCGCGTTCTTCGAGGCCGCCGGGCGCATCCATCCAAAATGGAACAGCCCGTGGGTGGCGGTGACGGCGCAAGGCGTGTGTTGTTGCCTGCTCATCCTGACCGGCACGTTCGAGAGCCTGCTCTACTACATCGGCTTCACTTTGTGGCTTTTTTCCGCGCTTTCCGTGCTGGCATTGTGGAAATTCCGCAAGCGCCCCGATTGGAAGCGGTCGCCCTGGGTGAGCTTCGCTTGGCCGCTCGCCCCGGGCTTCTACATGGCGGTCAACCTGCTGGTGTTTGTTTACTTTGCGCTCGACAAGAGCTGGGAAGCAGTGTGGAGCCTGCTGACCATCGCGGCCGGCGGCGCGGCGTATCATTTTTATTCCAGACCGATAAAAGATTAAACCTCATTTCGGTTTGAGCCGATTCTTTAATCGAGATGGCCTCGGGCGCCGTCTGCGAGGGGTTGGCTCTTGAGGGTTCCGCGACTCCGCATTCTCATCATCGACGACAGCGACTCTGACGCGATGCTCGTCTCGCGGCACCTCAAGCGTGCCCACGCGTTCGAAGTAGAGGTCGCATCGGCGGCCAGCCACGACGAAGGGCTGCGCAGCCTCGAAGAAGCCGAATATGACTGCGTCGTTCTCGACTACCGCCTAGGCCCGCAGTGTGGTCTCGAGACCCTGCGCGCGATCCGCAAGCACGGCGACGACACGCCGGTGGTCTTCGTCACCGGTTTCGGCAGCGAGATGGTCGCCGTCGAGGCGTTGCAGTGCGGCGCGCAGGACTACCTGGTCAAGTCGGTCATCTCGCCGGACGTCTTGCAGCGCGCCATCCTGAACGCGGTGGAGAAGATCACGCTGAGCCGGCGCGTAAAGGCGAAGCAGCGTGAGCTCGAGGATTTCGTCTCCGTGGTTGCGCATGACTTGCAGCAGCCGCTCTGCGGAGTGAAGGGCAACGTGGAGCTGATCCGCGATTTCTACCAAGACCGGCTCGATGAGCAGGCGATGGAGTTTCTCGAAGCGGCGGTGCGCACCTCCTCGCGCATGGCGGAGATGATCGAAGCGCTGTTGGGTTAC from Chrysiogenia bacterium encodes the following:
- a CDS encoding amino acid permease encodes the protein MPATGLVRRLGLVSATAIVVSNMIGTGIFTTSGFLAGDLGSPSLVIGIWFVGALIALTGALCYSELGVNFPRSGGEYVYLSEAWGPAWGFIDGWVSFFAGFSAPIAVATLGVAAYVGHFAPVLDPQTSAAVMLGPLKLQMGPGQLLACLIIVAFTALNLMSVELVAKLQNALTGVKLFVLGALLLLGFAIGKGDWGHFSQTAERVSTTTLPAQFALSLVFVYFGYSGWNAAVYIAEELKDPERTLPRSLLLGTALVAAFYAALNCLFIYATPLEDMKGVVAVGAQAAQNLFGDAGGGLFAAGMALSLLATVNAMCMIGPRVYYAMARNGAFFEAAGRIHPKWNSPWVAVTAQGVCCCLLILTGTFESLLYYIGFTLWLFSALSVLALWKFRKRPDWKRSPWVSFAWPLAPGFYMAVNLLVFVYFALDKSWEAVWSLLTIAAGGAAYHFYSRPIKD